The DNA sequence attaaaaagaatatatatatatatatatatatatattatattatatatcgataatttttttttatgagatgtcacaaaaatcataaaaaaaatcccttatTCATGAGTATAAGTACGTTAATAGTAGAATCAGCTCTTAGCCCTAATCCATGTCTTAATCTGCAAGTTTTGACTCCGTTTCATATACTTGCAAGAAAATCAACACTTAGGTCTCTCTTTGTCAAAGTCTTCAAAGGCGGCCAAGCTCCATTCTTTACTTAGTCTATAAACaattagaaatcatttttttcttttacatttccAGTCATACTAGCAACGTCCCAAAATGGTGCCAAAAGCATATGCATTTTCTCAGGTAGTAGGAAGCATCTCACCTCACCTTTCCAAATTATATTTGACCACTCCATTAGCCATTTCGTCATGAAATATCAAGTTGGTCTCTCCTATAAATACACGCCTATAGATGAGGTCTCATTCCATCTTACCTAGACAAGTCTTTCCGGTTAAAAGAGAAGGCAAGCAAGCCACAATGAACAAGGCCTCCGCGTCTCATCCCCACCGCAGCCAGAGAGCTTCAGAAGAAGAACAAGAGAAGAGAGCtggaaattttcaagaaaagagAGCCGTGAGGTCTCATGCCATGGAGAAAAGCCCAGTAACCGAAGTGCAGGGGCTGGAGAGGAAGCCATCGGAGGACATAAACGCAAGCGCGGATGCTTTCATCAAGAGATTCAGGCAGCATCTGCTGATCCAACGCCTGGAGTCGATCGAGAATTATGAACAAATGTTAGAAAGAGGGCTCTGAAATCTCTCTGCTTCATAGTATTACTGTTTGCGTCAGTTCATTATTGAATTGTTATGTTAATTTGCTGTGATTTGTTTCTATGCTTTAATGAAATTGCAATTATTATGTGGGGTgttaaattaaatcatacatATATAGAATTACTATATGATTTGCCCTTCAAGCTTTTCTTTTCAGCAAGGTAAAGAATGACCAGATTTTTGTTACGAGCAAAGCATCCATCTACTTGCTCACATTAATTCGGCGATGAAGATGCCTTAATCCAAGGGAAAGATGCCAAGGAAATATTAGAATTACgtaagatttttgttttctaatacACATACTGGGATATTGGAATCTGCCAGCCTCTCAAGGGGAAGATAAATAAGTCTTTAACTTGTATGTTTGAAaccctattattattattattatttagtaagCCACATCACACTGGATCAGGCACAGCCCATTGCTTCATCGGCATGGCTGCAGGTTGGCTGTCTTGTCTGTCAAGTTTCGATCCCAAAGCcctaataatttatcattaaagttTAACAACATTTTTAGtagggaaaattgtgttttgggccagctgagcccaaaaattaacgtatggtccatataagtttcatatttaagcccaacacCCAATGAAAGAATATAAATTGAGAGTAAggatattgtctttaaaaaatccctaaaatacccttgactattaaatgaaaaaactaaccaatcaccccacctttctcattctctctttgactCTTTTGCCCTTTTCTCACCTATTTAATAGTGGAAccaacttgaattatttttcttcatcaaatatgaaagatggttaaaaattattattaccaaatgtatttttgaagtgaataacttttaaaaaccttatcaaatattattctttttttcaaacttacataatatataataaatatcattctttatttcaaacctatattatttctcatatatattaaataatttttaaacacctcctaaaatattagtattatttgtttactctaacttgtaaattagatatcatcaaatattatattttttcaaatttatagaacatataataaatactttttaaatacctcataaaatattattaatttttttttctaacttgcaaattaggcacatggtgtttattattattatttttaatataatgtaaatactcacatgcatatatatatatatatatatatatatatatatatatatatatatatatatatatatatatatatatatatatatatatatatatataatattaatcaaaaagacaatatttataagactaatttaccaactttccaataattttgaaaatgtaaatagggtaattggccgaattaaagtcttcaaaaatattcaaaatttctccattccaaaattgcctaattgctctccacactaatcctaaatatttttgaataaagatttaaatatttaaaaccattaaaataaatactttcttattaaagcatttttttcaaagtaataagataaaaatcataaaatcttcaaaactataattacaacaaatatttttaactttaaaactaatttcataatttaaattaatgattttaaaaaataaaaatgttataaaaatattttttgtttatttttaatgccatttaaatatgatttttttaatctctattgataacaatgaaattatatttacaaagacaaaatagtaaaaatatatatttcatttagtttacttataatgaacaattcaaacatgattgattttaattttatttcttatgtgttgatttttgtagagaatatcttaatgacatagtttggtaaaaaaagaaaaacaaaactatcaataattgtcttaatgtcaaattcaagttatttaaaaatcgtATAAAACCTATTAGAagccttgtacacctttgtacacttatcacatttcccttgtacagttagtgtaatatccTTGTACAGTTGAtataatacccttgtacaatgacacaaatttcatatatttcctaatttatatatccatgtaggtgtattaatcatattttcaatggtttggttgagaaaatagtggatgacttagggtcaattttttttccccaaatatcattattgggaaaaatattagaattttcatgtaagagttaaataaagtgcatgacataggtgtacaatcattgggtgacaaggaaaataaaagagtagtttagaatcaattaaaatcattcacaaagggtaatcttgtacacctttgtacaattagtacatttcccttgtacagttagtgtaatacccttgtacaatgagacaaattttatttccctcctaagttatgtgtccacgTAGGAgtgtttaattatattttcaatgatttagttgagaagatggtAGATGATTTaaggtcaaatttttttttctccaaatattattattaggaaaaatattggaatttccatgcgggaattaaataaagtgcatgacatatatgtacaattcatgagtgataaaaaaaaaaaataaaggaatgactcataatcgattataatatttcacaaagggtaaccttgtacacctttgtacacttagcacatttccATTATACAGTTAATGTAATACAATTGTACAGTGacgtaataaataaataaatatttttttttattttttattttcatataaaaaatagtactaaacaaggttttcaatttcattttaaaaaatagttttcattttttaattaaaaatattttcaaaaagagacaatatagaaaataaaaattatttttaaaataaaaaataaaaactagaaaaatattttaaaaccaaactcaaatataatttatataatttttaactatttgttttcatctaaaataagtaaatatacctttcaacccttttatataagaaaaattcaatctctactatgtattgatataatccacttctaaagTTCGGTCATATGAAAACgttttaattgagtacttaaaataaaaactttccatccatcttctttctttctttttctttttcttattttaataaattttcaattaattcaaatcattaaaataaatccttaataaacaaatttgtaacatttcatataacttattactaaaagccatgttcaaaaagttattaaaataaggaagaaagaagattaaaaaaaaaataaacattttattttataatagtaaaaaaaaactttaaaaaactttttaatataaaaaaaattaaaatagtgaatatatttattttaaatagtattttaatcattaaattatttacttctaaaatataaaagataaaaataaatgtaaaatgtaatttttatttatttaaattaatattttttagaaagtattttctaaaatagtctttgaatcattaatataattttttatttatttataatttaaaaataaaaaataattttgatttttcaattatttataaaagagtttaaaaaaataatgaaaaatccaaaaattgttaaatagaaaaaatagtgGCATGTGAAGGgtggtagaataaagacaaaaatgagtcaagtgggtatttttgtctattccCATCT is a window from the Vitis riparia cultivar Riparia Gloire de Montpellier isolate 1030 chromosome 9, EGFV_Vit.rip_1.0, whole genome shotgun sequence genome containing:
- the LOC117922432 gene encoding uncharacterized protein LOC117922432 → MRSHSILPRQVFPVKREGKQATMNKASASHPHRSQRASEEEQEKRAGNFQEKRAVRSHAMEKSPVTEVQGLERKPSEDINASADAFIKRFRQHLLIQRLESIENYEQMLERGL